Part of the Sinomonas atrocyanea genome is shown below.
TGGGTTGACACCGAGGGGACCGCGGCGCCGCGCCTCGTCCCTTCTGCCCCTCCCACGCTCAGCGGACGATCTTGAAGTTGAAGGCCGGGCCGCCCAGGGCGCCCCAGAGCCGGAGCCAGACCGGGAGCATCATCTCGGTGCCGCGGGCGGCGGTGATGTCGCCGAGGTCGATCACGTCGCGGTGGCCCAGCTCGGCCAGGAGGCCGGCCACGGCGGCCTTCGCCCCGGCGTCGTTCCCGGCGACGAACACGGTGCCCGGCTCGGGGAGCTGCTCAGGGTGGGCCATGAGCGAGGCGTTGACGGTGTTGAGGGTCTTCACCACGTGGGCCGCGGGGTAGGCGCGCTGGATCTGCTCGCCGAGCGAGTCGGTGTCCTTGACGAACAGGGTGGGCGGCATGCCGTGGCTGAAGTCCAGGGGGTTGGCGACGTCCATGAGGACCTTGCCCGCGAGCTGGTGCGCCCCGGCGAGCTCGAGGACGTCGAGGGAGGCCGCCCCGTTGCTGGCGTTGACCACGAGGCGGGCGGCAGCGGCGGCGTCGGCAAACGTGGCGACGCCCACGGCGCGGTTCCGCGCCGCCCAGTCGCCGAACTCGCCCTCGCCGGTGCGGGCGAGCGTGTCCTTCGGGTCGCGCGTGCCGATCGTGACGGTGTGTCCGAGCTCGGCGAAGCGCGCGGCGAGCGTGCGCCCCACGATGCCGGTGCCGAGGACTGCGATGTCCATGAGGTGTCCCTTCGGAGGAGGTTTCTGGGCTGTGGAAGGTGGGGGCTTCTAGCTGACCTGCGCGCCGCCGTCGACGTCAAGGACCGCGCCGGTCACGAACGTGTTGGCCATGAGGAACAGGGCCGCCGCGGCCACGTCCTCGGGGAGGCCGGCGCGCCCCGCGGGGACGCTGGCGGCGTAGCCGTCGAGCATGCCCTGGCGCATGTCCGCGGGCATCCCGGCGTAGGCGGGGGTGTCGACCAGTCCGGGGGCGATGACGTTGACCCGGATGGGGGCGAGGTCCACGGCGTTGGCCTTGCCGAACGCCTCGAGGGCCGCGTTGATGGCCGCCATCATGGGCCGGCCGGGGGCGTGCTTGCGGCTCGCCGCTCCCCCGACCAGCGTGATCGAGCCTTCCGGAGCGATCCGGCCGGCGGCGGCCCGCACGGCCTCGTAGTAGCCCCAGAACTTGGTGTCCATGTAGGGCCGGGCGGCCTCGGCGGGCAGGTCGCGGACGGTGCCCATCGCGCCGGGGCCGGCCGAGAGGACGAGGTGGTCGAACGCGCCGATCCGGCCGAAGAGGGACTCGACCGAGCTGCCCGAGGTCAGGTCGACGCCCTCGAGCGCGGCGCTGGCGGGCAGGCCCACGCCCTCCGTGGTGCGGGCGGCGGCGGTGACGCGGGCGCCGGCGGCGAGGGAATGCTCGACGACGGCGCGGCCGATCCCCGAGGTGCCGCCGATGACGACGACGTGCTGGCCGGCAAGGTTCTGGGCGCTCATGGCAGCCTCCAAAGTGTTCGGCGTGGATGTGACGGATCGTTCCGTTCCAAGATTGTGACGGATCGTTCCGTCTGTCAAACTGGAAGCCGGAATCGCGGGACGAGATGAAAGCGAGGTGGGCCCGGATGGCTCGCAGGACGGCCGAGGAGAACCGGCGCAACATCCTCGACGTGGCCACGCGCCTGTTCTACCGGCAGGGCATCCGGGCAGTCGGGATGGACGCGGTGGTGAAGGAGTGCGGGGTCGGCAACGCCACGGTCTACCGCCAGTTCCCCACGAAGGACGCCCTCGCCACCGCCTACGTGGAGGGCCGCGCCGACGCCTGGTTCGAGCGCATGGAACAGGCGGCGAGCGAGCACCCCGATCCGCGGCACAAGCTGCTCGCGGTCTTCGAGGTCCTCGCCGAGGACACCGCGGGGGCCGGGTACCGCGGCTGCCCCATGCTGAACACCAACACCGAGTTCCCCGACGGCGGCCACCCGGCGCACCTGACGGCGGTGGCGCACAAGCAGCAGGTGCGGGACTGGTTCCGCTCCCTCGCAGCCGAGGCGGGGACGTCCGAGCCCGACCGGCTCGCCGACGATCTGCTGATCGTCCTCAACGGCGCCTACGCCACGGCCGCCGTCCTCGACGGCGCGGCCTACGGCGGCCGCGCCCTCGACCTGGCCTGGCGCCTCATCGAGGCGGGCTGCCCCGCGGACTGACCCGCCGCCGTCGTGCACGGCCGGCTCCGGAACGGCTCAGCCCCGCGGGCCGCCCAGGTCCTCGGCCTCGCGCACGTACCGTTCGAGGGCCTGCGCGAGCGGGTGCGCGCCGTGGGCCGGCAGGACGAGCTCGAGGGAGACCTCCGGCGAGTCCGCCACGGCGATGTACCGCACGTCCGGGTGGGGGTGCTGGCGTGCCGTGGCGGGCAGGACACCGATGCCGCGCCCGGCCGCGACCATCTCGATCCACTCGTCGTAGTTGCGGCTGCTGACCGCCACCTCGGGCCGCTGGCCGGCGGGCCACATCTCCGGCCCCACGGTGCCGCTGACGGCATTGACCACGAGCGGGTAGGCGGGCAGTTCCGCCCACCGCAGCCGGCGCCGCCGGGCGAGGGGGTGCTCGCGGGCGACGGCGACCACGCGGGCCTCCGTAGCCAGCTCCACGGTGCGCAGCGACGGGAGCGTCCCGGTCCCGCCGTACACGATCGCCGCGTCCGTGCTGCCGTCCGCGACCCCGCCCCACCGGTCGTCCCGGCGCACGAGCTGCACCTGCGCTCCCGTCGCCGCGGCGAGCCCGTCGATCAGGTGCCGGGCGAGCTCGC
Proteins encoded:
- a CDS encoding NADPH-dependent F420 reductase, yielding MDIAVLGTGIVGRTLAARFAELGHTVTIGTRDPKDTLARTGEGEFGDWAARNRAVGVATFADAAAAARLVVNASNGAASLDVLELAGAHQLAGKVLMDVANPLDFSHGMPPTLFVKDTDSLGEQIQRAYPAAHVVKTLNTVNASLMAHPEQLPEPGTVFVAGNDAGAKAAVAGLLAELGHRDVIDLGDITAARGTEMMLPVWLRLWGALGGPAFNFKIVR
- a CDS encoding SDR family oxidoreductase; this translates as MSAQNLAGQHVVVIGGTSGIGRAVVEHSLAAGARVTAAARTTEGVGLPASAALEGVDLTSGSSVESLFGRIGAFDHLVLSAGPGAMGTVRDLPAEAARPYMDTKFWGYYEAVRAAAGRIAPEGSITLVGGAASRKHAPGRPMMAAINAALEAFGKANAVDLAPIRVNVIAPGLVDTPAYAGMPADMRQGMLDGYAASVPAGRAGLPEDVAAAALFLMANTFVTGAVLDVDGGAQVS
- a CDS encoding TetR/AcrR family transcriptional regulator translates to MARRTAEENRRNILDVATRLFYRQGIRAVGMDAVVKECGVGNATVYRQFPTKDALATAYVEGRADAWFERMEQAASEHPDPRHKLLAVFEVLAEDTAGAGYRGCPMLNTNTEFPDGGHPAHLTAVAHKQQVRDWFRSLAAEAGTSEPDRLADDLLIVLNGAYATAAVLDGAAYGGRALDLAWRLIEAGCPAD
- a CDS encoding LysR family transcriptional regulator; translation: MDPGLRDLRLFMALAEEGHFTRAAALEGVSQPSLTRAVARIERSLGARLVDRTTRSVALTTAGDRLRGELAAVLPRLDAALRAVKEADVLRLGFTWLLPSELARHLIDGLAAATGAQVQLVRRDDRWGGVADGSTDAAIVYGGTGTLPSLRTVELATEARVVAVAREHPLARRRRLRWAELPAYPLVVNAVSGTVGPEMWPAGQRPEVAVSSRNYDEWIEMVAAGRGIGVLPATARQHPHPDVRYIAVADSPEVSLELVLPAHGAHPLAQALERYVREAEDLGGPRG